The Candidatus Schekmanbacteria bacterium genome includes the window ACAAATGGTCAAAAAGCATAAAAAACGACAATGAAATTGAAAAACTTGCAAAACTCTATCGCCCGCAACTTTCCTATTATTCAGATGCAGTGAAGAAGCTCTATCCTTCAAAAAAAATCGAAACATATCTCTTACTAATAGGGGCACCTAAAGGAAAAAGACTTGTTAAAATCTTATAAATTTATAATCTAAATTCACAAAATGCTTATATCATTCAGAATAAGATTTTTAAAAAATAACGAAATAACGGAGGGGTCAGAATGGCTGAAGACTTTCAAAAAGAAATAGAAAAGGATTTCACTGAAATCTTAAAGGGTAGAATAAAACGACTTACAAAAGATGAACTCAAAGATGTAATAGTTGAATTCCTTGCAAGCCACTGCCTTTGCACAATAGCAACCTGCGACAGCAATATTCCGCGCTCAACACCGGTAAGATATAAAAGCGATGGCTTAGACATCTATATTCTCACGGAAGGAGGGGGGAAGCTGAAAAATATCTTAAACAATCCAAAAGTTTCGGTAAGTCTATACGGAGAATACAGTGGATTTGAAAGTGTC containing:
- a CDS encoding pyridoxamine 5'-phosphate oxidase family protein; translation: MAEDFQKEIEKDFTEILKGRIKRLTKDELKDVIVEFLASHCLCTIATCDSNIPRSTPVRYKSDGLDIYILTEGGGKLKNILNNPKVSVSLYGEYSGFESVKGLQIWGNAEIITPKDKEKYQEARNIIKSEEREDLKKLGPLPIRDKLKVIKIKTEKARYLSFPDGILNQVWEAE